The region TGTCGTAGTCCCACGGAACGTAAGAGAACTGTATAGTGGGCATGAATGTGTTTGCTTGAAGCCATCGAATAAACAACTCTTTGGTAGGTTGATTGCTGTATCCATTGCCTCCCACCATGTCAGGCATCACGAAGGAGTACCCCACCATGTTCATGGCCAGCAGTGTGGTGACCAAGGCCTTCAGTCCATTCTCGATGCTCCAGGTGGAAGACTTATCTGACATGCGCACAAATATGGGTTCCCCTTGATTCCTATGCACTACTCGTACTTCGGCCAGCCGTGTGGTGCTCACATTTGCAACTGTCTGCACGTAGCGGGTGGTGAACACATTGGGCTGCAGGCGCACGGGGGCATTTAGTCTGCCCACCAAAGGGGCCCCTGGCAGGTAAGCGGCCTCTCCTGCATCATATTTAAATGCGTCGATACCGTACCTCATGCTGAGGTTCTTCAGCCGGCCTGTCCACCACGTGACTGCATCAGCATTGGTGAAGTTGAGGACTCCGCCAAGGCCATCCCACCACATTGTGAGCGTGCGTTTCATATCTGGAGTCATTGCTAGGTACCTATTCTGGATTGCCACTGCGTGTGCGGGGCAGAATATGTTGATGAAGGGATGAGTCCACAAGGTGACTCGAAACCCCTTCTGCTTCAAGGACTGAACTAGTGACTTTGGATCACTAAATGTCGCGTTAAAAAACTCCGCAGAGCCGTAGCATGTCTCCCAGTTGTCGTCGATCTCCAACTGGCTGTTGTTGAAGCCATAGTTCACAATCTGCTGAGCAAAGTTAGTAACGATGAACGTGTTGATTAATCTCTTATACCGCGCCCACGTGGACCAGATGGGATGGCGGAACATCCTCTCATCGGGAATGTCACGCGGACGAGGCAGGAAGCTCTGTGTGGCGTGCATGTGTGTGGCAACTGGATCACTGCCCGAACACAGGTAGAACTTGAGGCTCACCTTTTCTGTATCATCAGGGAGATACGGTGGCTGTATCATACTGGTGAGGCACAGGTGAGAGTCGTTCTGCGATATGAATAGAGGGACATCTGGTGGCACGAAGATGGCACTCCCTGATGATGTGAGCCAGTACGGCTCCACCACGCCCTCATTTCCATCAATCCCCGTGACGTAGGCCGACTCGGATTTATTGTTCTTCTGTGACGGCCAGTACTGAGTGCTGGTGACAGCACCACCGTACAGTTGAATGCCCTGCAGGTCAAAGCACGCGACAATTCGCTTGTCTGCTGGGACTGTGATGACATTTTCGTGGCAAGGGATGGTGCGCGAGAGCTCCTTCACGTGTAGTACAGCTTGAGGGCGTCCAGTTCTGTCTTCTAACCACTTCAAACACAAGTCCAGTTCTTCACTGGCACACACACTAGGGTTTCCGAGATCTTCTGAGAAGATAATGTCTATTTTTGACAGAAGTCTCCCATTACctgaaaaaaaggggaagaatCATTTCATTGTACAAAAGTGTTGTTTTCTAGTAACATCAGACAGCTTAGAGCATTGTTATCTCAGTAACAACAGCTAGGCTTCCACAGGGCACGAATGATTATGCAATCCGAGCACTGCAGGAAGGGATATGTAGCCCCTCATTATTGCCTCCGCTTGAATTCGGAAATAATTGTTCTGGTGAACATAACTTTcctttttgcaattcattttgaataatttttcagaaaagtctatgatatacaatactaagatttattatcagtcaatgactttactttctatatgtgtaaggtacaagtccttttattacataatttaatactgtattaacgtttttGTCGGTCATGcagacatcatcagatacaactttttatactgtaatatcatccctaaataagtacatgtgcctctgtgatcaaaaatacaatatacattgataaacataaaacatattaaaatcaacatggtttgggaacatcaatacttcatttctcatgtaaaTGTGTCCTTATCGtcaattacttaaaaaaacaatgtgtaattacaatacatatatagaaaatttgcaggtcttcactatataaaaatctaaaactGAAGGAATTCATGTAAAATACTATGTGAAGAGAGGCTTACAATCATTAACCTTTGTCTGTCTAATTTGCTTATATCCATATTCTTGTTATTCAGTTTTCTATGTCAGAAAGATGTATATACACAATTAATATATGTGTTGAGATTGTACGTTGAAGCCTTAATTCATAAAAAATTGTTAATGATGAAATTtacaacagatgatatgtttctgTATTAGGTTGTCTTTTGATGTTAATTGACGATATGAACTTGAGTGTACACTATGACCGACTATAATCTACAATCTAGGATAGAAGTGATAACGTTAGTAATTAAACTAAATAGACAGAATCGAAATTTATTGtcaaaatacgtgtttattaaaGATAACTAGATCATAATATTGTGACTGAAATCATAttaagaaaaattttgaaattgactgataataaatctttgtattgtataACTTTTCTTGTTTGCTGTGAGTTATGaactatttgttaaaaaaaatggagGACAGACTTAATACTTTAGCTATTTTTAACGTGAGTCAGAACTGTTGGGACCATTGAAATATGGTGAtctaataaatacattttcactcAGAAGTCAAGAtatcaaaaattataatttagatattttggaCATAGCACATTCTAAGCCACGTAACTGAATTGCTACACATGTATGTCTATTATGATGGCACTTGATTACTTAATTATGTAAGGAATGCATATTTATCTGCATAATGCTTAAGTATTCAAcgaatatcacttctgttgacgttgtacaaaattttgtccaatattcttttcagaagattaattccatatgtagatgaaattattggggatcatcagtgtggttttaggcgtaatagatcgactattgatcagattttttgtatttggcagatattggagaaaaaatgggactataagggtatagtacatcagttattcatagatttcaaaaaggcgtatgactcggttaaaagagaagttttatataatattcttattgaatttggtattcccaagaaactagttcgattaattaaaatgtgtcttagtgaaacttacagcagagtccgtataggccagtttctaactgatgtttttccaattcattgcgggctaaagcagggagatgcactttcacctttactttttaacttcgctctagaacatgccattaggaaagttcaggataacagagagggtttggaattgaatgggttacatcagcttcttgtctatgcggatgacgtgaatatgttaggaaaaaatccacaaacgattacgaaaaacgcggaaattctacttgaagcaagtaaagcgataggtttggaagtaaatcccgaaaagactaaatatatgattatgtctcgagatcagaatattgtacgaaatggatctataaaaattggagatttatccttcgaagaggtggaaaaattcaaatatcttggagcaacagtaacaaatataaatgacactcgggaggaaataaaacgcagaataaatatgggaaatgtctgttattattcggttgtgaagcttccccaaaggtctttttgcctctggcctcccaactaacactctatatacatttctggattcgtccatacgtgctacatgccctgcccatctcaaacgtctggatttaatgttcctaattatgtcaggtgaagaatacaatgcgtgcaattctttgttgtgtaactttctccattctcctgcaacttcacccatcttagccccaaatattttcctaagaaccttattctcaaacacccttaatctatgttcttctctcaaagtgagagtccaagtttcacaaccataaagaacaaccattaatataactgttttataaattctaactttaagattttttgacagcagattgggtgataaaagcttctcaaccgaataataacaggcatttcccatatttattctgtgtctaaCAATAACATGTATGTAAACTGTCTTATTTATGTCAGTAATAAGTTTTCTGGATTATCCAGATTTTCGATCATAAGGATTGTGCTCGGTCCTGTTTTAGCTGGAAAAATggggtttcactgtatttgcAGCAAATACGGTATATGGTACAAGAAGTGTTCTCTTCATACTGTACAGACAGATCTCAATTGTCAGTAAACAGTTCGGCAGCAGTTTAATTAAATTGTTCTGTGAGTTTTCTACTTTCTCCGTGTTGATATGTTACATTTGGACAGTTAGAAGGCTGCAGCTGTCAGACGAAAGTGCCAAGGATTTTTATCACGTGAAAAATACAGCTCAGAATCCTTTTGTTCCAAAAACCTGGTATGCAGGTGTTGTAAGTCGTGTGACAGTATAGTCAAGCCGTGATGCTAGCATGACTCACAGGATGTGTCGTGAACGATATATAATCTCAAGGACGAATTGATATGACACAAAGGaagagaaagatagatagataatatagatGGCTGACGTcatattcatgtaggcctactataaaagcataaatgatttatttttttatatggcTATTGCGACTTTTTTAAATTAACACCACAGTTTGATACAGCCTAAGATGTGTGGAAATCTTTGacttttgttaattttaatattccgtatattatataataattataatgtttatGCACTTCTATTATGTGAAACCAGAGTTTGTACATACGAtacatacttattattattattattattattattattattattattattattattattattattatgactaatggctttgttgccaaACGTCTACGTATTTGAACAACGACAACAACTCTGTATTATACAGCATATACAGTACcggcagtgctgtcatggaggccatacatcCAGGGACGTCGCTACGGGGGTGCGAAAGAGTGCGcgagcaccccataaaaaatcggagcacccctttccacaccccaaagggcaatttattaaaaaaaatactaggcataagttattttgaagcacaaaaacaaacaagcaatttcttgaatgtgaaaaaactacgtcccttaGTGTATCGTTAtggatgtgaataataataataataataataataataataataataataataatacatagtaatattaataaacagatgtataatattcgcagaagtgcatgagagaacatttagAATTtttggtgaaacgagcgttgagggacttccgccgattttagcaagacttctgacttctgttgtattcagataattataaaatacgataatttggtccagggggcatccgtttttggtgcaaagataattcgtttggcgtgtttcttaattgaaattaacctaagtgggtctgtgtctattccaaaatcggcagaagtccctcaacgctcgtttaaccgaattttttatgtaccacatttttacagctcgcacctcatttttaaatctcgcaccccatgCGCACCCCCCTTGCTCTAATCCTGGTGACGTCACTgcatacatcgtatgggaacctacaattttttaaattaatagtatggggaaagaaaattttgtctgtatggagccatacagtatatgggtgcctaagttttgtacactgagatctgtacagatcttagatcatctcttgctgttcctaatatattttgtttgatgttcataaacaaaaattgtccccTCTGCAGCATTATATGAAATAATGGTtggaaaacaagaagtgctgcaaatacacactccaatatccgagacaagtgtgcatctacggtagTGCTACattgtgtattctttaaatcaagtttattgtacaattaaaatgtaaagcaaaacaatttctttactttttttaaacactttttctgatataatttatattagtGTCAAGCAAATTTACTTGTGAAGTATTGCCCCATTTTTTGTGGAATGGTCCCCCTGGAGACTAGTGCGAGTAACAGACATTCGATTCAGCAACTGCTTTTTTGATGTTCTTTTGAAAGTTAACAAATTTTTGTTGACCTGACAAGATCTGAATTTACTACGTATACCTAGGAATCAGTTACCATGGTATGTGGACCACAAGGACACGGATGCCGAGGACCTGGTCGCCAAGAGCTTGAAATTGGTTTGTGGGACTTGCGACTCTGTCAGCAGGATGCGAACTCCCAGTAGCATCAGCAGAGCCCCGAACACGATCAAGGCTGTGGATAAAACGACGCCTTTATTATGTTACACATTTTGAAAGAGAATCAAAATAATCTCATTTTAAAGTCTGAATCATTTAGATATATATATTTCAAGGACATTTCTCGGGTGTTAGCTCCTTTCCCTTACATTCATTGTTAGAAcacaccagtggcggctgattgactgaggcaagtgaggccgggcctcagtcacttggcttaactgaaatcaaattttgtgtttttatataaggtattagttatttgaatgaagcatatatcgctgtagaagtatttgaaaactttgatgtatatagacctgttttgcagtaaaatttgttcctgaggccgggatcgctcgtgccgggtctggcttgtgatgtatatagacctgttttgcagtaaaatttgttcctgaggccagaatcgttcgtgctgggtttggcttaatgcatttcatgtcctttcgcgggctttgagtttacgcttaaaacgttgtagctgaggcacaattcggctggcctggtcaggtttcactcctcccatccatgggccggcctcaagggtagagtggggtgggaatagcagtggtgacttgtcttcctaacgagggcataaataacaaaattccagctctttggcaggcagaaacccactcgagattctctccccttatgtctcagtttatgacataagcgagggtgttgtacgattgtacttcgtagtatatacagtagtgaatgtgggccaatgttgttacgtatttcgggaaaatataaacagaaacaaatgagagaaataatgctggtgaagTTAATTCagtgttagagtgtcctttttcgagaagaaataatactaaaagaaaggaagttttaaataaagagagagactaccgagatacctacgacatcgctgataatttttctgacacataagcTTAacacgcgagtttctattgcatcctggtatggacaacataaatggttatgtggtaatgtgatgcaaaataaacttctcttggccttgtttgttgctgtcaaaggaaaaaaataaaaagaaaagaaagaaaggggaatttcaacacataatatgggatgcttcatcacactgaaacaatcactgaaactcagagcataacagcttatttggtgagtgaaattattatttttcattgatagtaataagaatagactaataatagtaataataataataataataataataataacaacaataatacagtaataggctaatgatattaatataataacaataataactaatatcataaacaaacatttcctatcggaggcacttaaactagttgcatctggcctcaccgaggaatttgatcaccggccgctactggaaCACACTGTTGTCAaaaatagaaaacattaagatactcTATTTCAATTCTCGTCCAATGGATCACACCccacaataatgatgatgatgatgatgatgatgattatgatgatggttatgatGTTGTGTAGaatgattatattattaatgcTGCTACTTCTACCATCAAAGAGAGTTTTACTTTGGCATAAGCTAAAAATAGTTTCTGGCGACTGTTTATTAGCATAGtactgttgtttgtttacgtttttaCACTATGGTACATATCTGACATCTACATAATACAACTCCCTGACTAAAATTTTTTCAAGTTATtccgctattttttttttatctcttaaaAGTACCGGTAGCTATTTCCTCATAACAAGCAAaatgaaggtaaaaaaaaaaaaaaaaagacaatcatACAACTTTCATGTGCAGTTCTGCAAGCTATTATGTGAAAAatcttttcataattttcatacgagcgtcttaattaccattataggcaagtttcatacgactttttctgctcgaccatatttctaacttgaaattattcataagtattcaagttatggttatgtaagtgaggaatgGAAcggacctgaattgtgagatgtgcgcagacgcgaacgtattgattttttccgaggcacgaatgtcattgaccttgatataatctagagaataacatgaaaattagtcttgatataacctggaaattgatttagaataattgaaaaatgagatgacaaattgaatttatttgaatattatttacaattaacgctaattattatagtaacagaacataaccttctgcgacagtattggatttccagcctccgtgacttttcgctaattgtctttcgattgcaatccgagaataatcgataattgcggttttataatagtacaatgctgatttgtcattggctgaacaactgaattatagtgaataggtgtactttaatgaggtgcattaaagggctacaccaggtgtataattattacatttcggcatggtcgagcataaaatatttttggtcAGGGCCATTTTAGgttacattgttttatttgtttcagatttaacaatatttcaatttttgcGA is a window of Periplaneta americana isolate PAMFEO1 chromosome 12, P.americana_PAMFEO1_priV1, whole genome shotgun sequence DNA encoding:
- the LOC138710353 gene encoding myogenesis-regulating glycosidase-like isoform X1, whose product is MTRKLASDEFILVRSNDEDNHSRQLQLWPCIVLYAWAALIVFGALLMLLGVRILLTESQVPQTNFKLLATRSSASVSLWSTYHGNGRLLSKIDIIFSEDLGNPSVCASEELDLCLKWLEDRTGRPQAVLHVKELSRTIPCHENVITVPADKRIVACFDLQGIQLYGGAVTSTQYWPSQKNNKSESAYVTGIDGNEGVVEPYWLTSSGSAIFVPPDVPLFISQNDSHLCLTSMIQPPYLPDDTEKVSLKFYLCSGSDPVATHMHATQSFLPRPRDIPDERMFRHPIWSTWARYKRLINTFIVTNFAQQIVNYGFNNSQLEIDDNWETCYGSAEFFNATFSDPKSLVQSLKQKGFRVTLWTHPFINIFCPAHAVAIQNRYLAMTPDMKRTLTMWWDGLGGVLNFTNADAVTWWTGRLKNLSMRYGIDAFKYDAGEAAYLPGAPLVGRLNAPVRLQPNVFTTRYVQTVANVSTTRLAEVRVVHRNQGEPIFVRMSDKSSTWSIENGLKALVTTLLAMNMVGYSFVMPDMVGGNGYSNQPTKELFIRWLQANTFMPTIQFSYVPWDYDTETVEIAKKFTSLHYQYSDTILELAKKKVADSTPINLPLWWLDPTDEVALKIDSEFLLGEDILVAPVLDEGARHRDIYLPAGRWRDELHPDILHSGKRWLLNYTVQLDELAYFTRVS
- the LOC138710353 gene encoding myogenesis-regulating glycosidase-like isoform X3, with product MTRKLASDEFILVRSNDEDNHSRQLQLWPCIVLYAWAGNGRLLSKIDIIFSEDLGNPSVCASEELDLCLKWLEDRTGRPQAVLHVKELSRTIPCHENVITVPADKRIVACFDLQGIQLYGGAVTSTQYWPSQKNNKSESAYVTGIDGNEGVVEPYWLTSSGSAIFVPPDVPLFISQNDSHLCLTSMIQPPYLPDDTEKVSLKFYLCSGSDPVATHMHATQSFLPRPRDIPDERMFRHPIWSTWARYKRLINTFIVTNFAQQIVNYGFNNSQLEIDDNWETCYGSAEFFNATFSDPKSLVQSLKQKGFRVTLWTHPFINIFCPAHAVAIQNRYLAMTPDMKRTLTMWWDGLGGVLNFTNADAVTWWTGRLKNLSMRYGIDAFKYDAGEAAYLPGAPLVGRLNAPVRLQPNVFTTRYVQTVANVSTTRLAEVRVVHRNQGEPIFVRMSDKSSTWSIENGLKALVTTLLAMNMVGYSFVMPDMVGGNGYSNQPTKELFIRWLQANTFMPTIQFSYVPWDYDTETVEIAKKFTSLHYQYSDTILELAKKKVADSTPINLPLWWLDPTDEVALKIDSEFLLGEDILVAPVLDEGARHRDIYLPAGRWRDELHPDILHSGKRWLLNYTVQLDELAYFTRVS
- the LOC138710353 gene encoding myogenesis-regulating glycosidase-like isoform X2 gives rise to the protein MSPKFRALIVFGALLMLLGVRILLTESQVPQTNFKLLATRSSASVSLWSTYHGNGRLLSKIDIIFSEDLGNPSVCASEELDLCLKWLEDRTGRPQAVLHVKELSRTIPCHENVITVPADKRIVACFDLQGIQLYGGAVTSTQYWPSQKNNKSESAYVTGIDGNEGVVEPYWLTSSGSAIFVPPDVPLFISQNDSHLCLTSMIQPPYLPDDTEKVSLKFYLCSGSDPVATHMHATQSFLPRPRDIPDERMFRHPIWSTWARYKRLINTFIVTNFAQQIVNYGFNNSQLEIDDNWETCYGSAEFFNATFSDPKSLVQSLKQKGFRVTLWTHPFINIFCPAHAVAIQNRYLAMTPDMKRTLTMWWDGLGGVLNFTNADAVTWWTGRLKNLSMRYGIDAFKYDAGEAAYLPGAPLVGRLNAPVRLQPNVFTTRYVQTVANVSTTRLAEVRVVHRNQGEPIFVRMSDKSSTWSIENGLKALVTTLLAMNMVGYSFVMPDMVGGNGYSNQPTKELFIRWLQANTFMPTIQFSYVPWDYDTETVEIAKKFTSLHYQYSDTILELAKKKVADSTPINLPLWWLDPTDEVALKIDSEFLLGEDILVAPVLDEGARHRDIYLPAGRWRDELHPDILHSGKRWLLNYTVQLDELAYFTRVS